A section of the Pseudovibrio sp. M1P-2-3 genome encodes:
- a CDS encoding PaaI family thioesterase, producing MNEIASLEGIGLPKHLGLKTLDLGKGWLEMEMEISEVHMAPNGYLHAGSVVTLADTACGFGTRTSLPEGANGFTTIELKTNFLGTALKGTLICRAEADHLGGKTQVWSAEVTHKDTGKVIAMFRCTQMVLYPK from the coding sequence ATGAATGAAATTGCCTCGTTGGAGGGCATTGGTCTTCCAAAGCATCTGGGATTGAAAACCCTAGACCTGGGCAAGGGGTGGCTGGAAATGGAAATGGAGATCAGCGAGGTGCACATGGCACCCAATGGCTATCTCCATGCCGGATCCGTGGTAACCCTTGCAGACACGGCTTGCGGGTTTGGAACCAGAACCAGTCTGCCGGAAGGTGCGAACGGGTTCACAACCATTGAGTTGAAAACCAACTTTCTGGGAACCGCGCTCAAAGGCACGCTGATTTGCCGCGCAGAAGCGGATCACTTGGGTGGTAAAACTCAAGTCTGGTCTGCAGAGGTTACGCATAAGGATACGGGCAAAGTGATTGCCATGTTCCGCTGCACTCAAATGGTTCTCTACCCCAAATAG
- a CDS encoding NAD(P)H-dependent flavin oxidoreductase, protein MKTRITEMFGIEHPIIQGGMHFVGFAELAAAVSNAGGLGIITGLTQKSPEDLANEIAKCRKLTDKPFGVNLTFLPAVSTPDYPGYVKAIIEGGVKVVETAGRNPAQVMPFLKEAGVKVIHKCTSVRHALKAQSIGCDAASVDGFECGGHPGEDDIPNMILLPRAADELEIPFVASGGMADGRSLVAALSMGAEGMNMGTRFIATKEAPVHQNVKDAIVAASELDTRLIMRGLRNTERVLDNPAVDRILAKEKEMGDELQFHHILKEVAGVYPRIMMEGDMDIGAWSCGMVAGLIHDIPTCEELINSIMSEADTIIRKRLEGMLSA, encoded by the coding sequence ATGAAAACACGCATTACCGAAATGTTTGGTATTGAGCATCCGATTATTCAAGGCGGGATGCATTTTGTTGGCTTTGCCGAACTTGCTGCGGCAGTTTCCAATGCGGGTGGTCTTGGCATCATTACCGGTTTGACGCAAAAAAGCCCAGAGGACCTTGCAAACGAGATTGCAAAGTGCCGGAAGCTGACCGACAAACCATTTGGTGTAAACCTGACGTTTCTTCCTGCAGTTTCCACGCCTGATTATCCCGGCTATGTGAAGGCGATCATTGAAGGGGGCGTGAAGGTGGTGGAAACCGCCGGGCGGAACCCTGCGCAGGTTATGCCGTTTTTAAAAGAGGCCGGTGTCAAAGTCATTCATAAATGCACAAGCGTGCGCCATGCCCTGAAAGCCCAAAGCATCGGCTGTGACGCAGCATCTGTAGACGGATTTGAGTGCGGTGGTCATCCGGGCGAAGATGATATTCCAAACATGATTTTGCTGCCACGCGCTGCTGATGAACTGGAAATTCCATTTGTTGCCTCCGGTGGTATGGCAGATGGCCGCTCGTTGGTTGCAGCTCTTTCCATGGGCGCTGAGGGCATGAACATGGGCACCCGCTTCATTGCCACCAAAGAGGCTCCCGTCCACCAGAACGTGAAGGACGCCATTGTTGCTGCGTCCGAGCTTGACACCCGCCTGATCATGCGCGGCCTTCGCAATACCGAGCGCGTTCTGGACAACCCTGCTGTCGATCGCATCTTGGCGAAAGAAAAAGAGATGGGCGATGAACTGCAGTTCCATCATATCCTGAAAGAGGTCGCAGGCGTTTATCCGCGTATCATGATGGAAGGTGATATGGATATTGGCGCTTGGTCCTGCGGCATGGTTGCGGGCCTGATACATGACATTCCAACATGTGAAGAGCTGATTAATAGTATCATGAGCGAAGCGGACACAATTATTCGCAAACGTCTTGAAGGAATGTTAAGCGCTTGA
- a CDS encoding winged helix-turn-helix transcriptional regulator has protein sequence MSRSNLSESYCSIARTIATVGDEWSLMIIREMFLGGPRRFDHFQKHLDASTNTISQRLKKLEVDGIISRTVYRERPVRHEYWLTEKGLGLWPVFVTMKNWGDQWLMEGPPLFEIEHKECGHLTVPQLYCSHCSKPMTAKDAKAKLNTQVLTSKS, from the coding sequence ATGAGCCGCTCAAACTTGTCTGAAAGCTATTGTAGTATTGCAAGAACCATCGCTACTGTGGGGGATGAGTGGTCCCTAATGATTATCCGTGAAATGTTTTTGGGAGGCCCACGGCGTTTTGACCATTTTCAAAAGCATTTGGATGCGTCCACCAACACCATTAGCCAGCGGCTGAAAAAGCTGGAGGTCGATGGGATCATTAGCAGGACTGTTTATAGGGAGCGGCCCGTTCGCCATGAATATTGGCTGACGGAAAAAGGTTTGGGTCTGTGGCCTGTCTTTGTAACAATGAAAAACTGGGGTGATCAGTGGTTGATGGAGGGTCCTCCACTGTTTGAAATAGAGCATAAGGAGTGCGGTCACCTAACTGTTCCGCAACTGTATTGCTCACATTGTTCCAAGCCCATGACGGCCAAAGATGCGAAAGCGAAGTTGAACACGCAGGTTCTGACATCAAAGTCATAA
- a CDS encoding Hsp70 family protein — MAPVSTAQAAGLDFGTSNSTLGIWGADGPRLLPLEGEHPDIPTAIFFNFEDRKTRFGRRAKAEYIRGDEGRLMQSIKSVLGSSLVEERTAILGRRVPFKEIIGNFLAHVKEQAETAAGREISNVVLGRPVFFVDDNPEADRAAQNTLEEMARGQGFDHISFQYEPIAAALAYEQSVTQEEVVLVVDIGGGTSDFSVVRVSPDNGKKQDRADDILANTGVHIGGTDFDRLLSMAQVMPHLGYGSQTTDKKRNLPSKYYHDLSTWHCINQLYDPKILRELRDVRREAASPELVDRLSQVIEGRMGHALATYVEQGKIDLSGAQQAQLSLPLDTEDLNIPLSAQGFHNCIERSVSRINAEIKTALSQAGLRADQIHTVFLTGGTTRVPALRASFKQTLSHAKLVEGDVFGAVGLGLAVDAARKFGV, encoded by the coding sequence ATGGCACCCGTTTCTACCGCTCAGGCAGCCGGCCTAGACTTTGGCACTTCCAACTCCACCCTCGGCATTTGGGGGGCAGATGGACCACGTCTGCTTCCACTGGAGGGAGAGCACCCAGATATTCCCACTGCCATTTTCTTCAATTTCGAAGACAGGAAAACCCGCTTTGGCAGGCGTGCTAAGGCCGAATATATCCGCGGTGACGAAGGGCGCTTGATGCAATCCATCAAGAGTGTTCTGGGCTCCTCGCTGGTGGAAGAGCGGACTGCTATTTTGGGCCGCCGTGTGCCCTTTAAGGAAATTATCGGGAACTTTCTGGCTCATGTGAAAGAGCAGGCAGAAACTGCAGCAGGCCGGGAAATTTCCAATGTCGTGTTGGGCCGTCCCGTATTTTTTGTTGATGATAACCCAGAGGCTGACAGGGCAGCACAAAATACGCTGGAGGAGATGGCACGCGGTCAGGGGTTTGACCATATTTCGTTTCAGTACGAACCAATTGCCGCAGCCCTAGCCTATGAGCAGAGCGTTACGCAAGAAGAAGTGGTGCTTGTGGTCGATATCGGAGGCGGCACCTCGGATTTTTCCGTGGTTCGTGTTTCTCCTGACAACGGGAAAAAACAGGACCGCGCCGATGATATTCTGGCCAACACCGGTGTTCACATTGGCGGAACGGACTTTGACCGGCTCTTGAGCATGGCCCAAGTGATGCCTCATCTAGGGTATGGCAGCCAGACCACCGACAAAAAGCGCAATCTGCCTTCAAAATACTATCATGACCTGTCCACATGGCACTGCATTAACCAGCTTTATGACCCCAAGATACTAAGGGAACTGCGGGACGTGCGGCGGGAAGCTGCAAGCCCGGAGCTTGTGGACCGCCTCTCTCAAGTGATTGAAGGGCGTATGGGGCACGCACTGGCGACCTATGTGGAACAGGGCAAAATTGACCTATCCGGCGCACAGCAAGCCCAGCTATCCCTGCCGCTGGATACGGAGGATCTGAATATCCCCTTAAGCGCACAGGGATTTCATAACTGCATTGAACGCTCCGTTTCGCGGATCAACGCGGAAATCAAAACTGCACTTTCCCAAGCAGGCCTGCGTGCAGACCAGATTCACACGGTTTTCCTGACAGGGGGAACAACACGGGTTCCCGCTCTTCGGGCAAGCTTCAAGCAAACATTGTCTCATGCCAAGCTGGTGGAAGGGGATGTTTTCGGGGCCGTTGGTTTGGGGCTGGCGGTTGATGCCGCCCGCAAATTCGGGGTCTAG
- a CDS encoding Rossmann-fold NAD(P)-binding domain-containing protein, whose amino-acid sequence MKKVCLVGLASKGRELMLSLVQAGYEVVATDLDPERVAWINASQTEEGHWGNPELLAKYKGVIRATTDIRSSVASSDMTFITMPSKPSEKNPFRLEELLHCLTEIGRGISTGGREHVVVNCMPVPPGSSQNVLRKTLERESKRFIGPDLGFCFLPLPSGAGDTLAILNGELACIIGSGHVDGFERTKGVLEALTPAMSQFTSLSFVDAELYAIAVEAAFAQRLAFSNILSEVCEAYPGADEWWIQKALQADERSSWPAPLGFGRMETKQANMGFTFLCSANACPSQLPTAASCVDHHQVGRLYRTVVEHTPPKGSVGILGLANCESPTDIMANKSISLAQMLEAANFEVELLVESKDLVPSNEALKGLRFSSELTELLLKVQTLILMVPTPEFRALPVSFCRPDTVLIDPWRLLHTHRLPQGMKLIQFGVGREHQTQNNTQSLASLFGNDPALEVG is encoded by the coding sequence ATGAAAAAGGTGTGCTTGGTTGGTCTGGCGTCCAAGGGCAGGGAGCTGATGCTCTCACTTGTTCAGGCGGGCTATGAGGTTGTTGCCACTGATCTGGATCCAGAGCGGGTAGCCTGGATTAATGCCAGCCAGACGGAGGAGGGGCACTGGGGAAACCCAGAGCTTTTGGCCAAATACAAAGGCGTGATTCGAGCGACAACAGATATTCGCAGCTCTGTGGCCTCAAGTGATATGACGTTTATCACCATGCCCTCCAAACCTTCTGAAAAAAATCCGTTTCGTCTGGAAGAGCTGCTCCACTGCCTTACTGAAATTGGTAGGGGAATTAGTACCGGAGGCAGAGAGCATGTTGTTGTGAACTGTATGCCAGTTCCACCGGGCAGCTCGCAAAATGTTCTGCGCAAAACCTTGGAGCGCGAATCCAAGCGGTTCATCGGTCCAGACCTAGGCTTTTGCTTTTTACCGCTGCCGTCAGGGGCGGGAGACACACTTGCCATTTTAAATGGTGAACTGGCCTGCATTATCGGTTCGGGCCACGTTGACGGGTTTGAACGGACAAAAGGCGTTCTTGAGGCTTTAACGCCTGCAATGAGCCAGTTCACGTCTCTCTCGTTTGTGGATGCGGAACTCTACGCCATTGCGGTGGAGGCAGCCTTTGCACAGCGTCTTGCGTTTTCCAATATCCTTTCCGAAGTTTGCGAGGCGTACCCTGGAGCAGATGAATGGTGGATACAAAAGGCCCTGCAGGCGGATGAACGCTCTTCCTGGCCCGCACCTCTTGGGTTTGGACGTATGGAAACCAAGCAGGCCAATATGGGCTTTACTTTTTTGTGCAGTGCCAACGCCTGCCCGTCCCAGCTGCCCACTGCAGCCTCGTGTGTGGATCATCATCAAGTGGGGCGGCTGTATAGAACTGTCGTGGAACACACGCCCCCTAAAGGCTCCGTGGGAATTCTTGGCTTGGCAAATTGCGAGAGCCCAACCGATATCATGGCCAACAAGAGCATTAGTCTTGCCCAGATGTTGGAGGCTGCCAATTTTGAAGTGGAGCTTCTGGTCGAAAGTAAAGATTTGGTGCCCAGTAATGAAGCTCTCAAGGGTCTACGGTTTTCCAGTGAGCTGACGGAGCTGCTGCTCAAGGTACAGACGCTCATACTTATGGTGCCCACCCCTGAGTTCAGAGCCTTGCCGGTGTCATTTTGCAGGCCGGATACTGTGCTTATTGATCCTTGGCGCCTTTTGCATACGCACCGCCTGCCACAAGGCATGAAGCTCATCCAGTTCGGGGTTGGCCGTGAGCACCAAACCCAGAATAACACTCAAAGCCTTGCCAGCCTTTTTGGCAATGATCCCGCTCTGGAAGTTGGCTGA
- a CDS encoding NAD(P)/FAD-dependent oxidoreductase has translation MKTRTLIIGGGPAGLSAALTLSRSLHPCIVLDSVAPARNHSCKHMHGVPGFENSSPTQFRETLRREIDAYGFTIFAEGQAAGAQRTAEGGFFVSLTNGETIEAESLLLACGKEDCLPEVNGFEQFWGSSVFYCPFCDGYEVRHKPWGVVVNRPEMLDAAEIYLKWASSLRFFIEPHIELAAQREAELVQLGVDLHLAKLQALKGDGAQLRQVRLVDGTSAACDALVWWPQQQHVPFVRSLELDLTSTGDVDVGSDYETTRAGIYATGDMIYTFHQNVQGALFRGAEAAVSITVNS, from the coding sequence ATGAAAACCAGAACTCTCATCATCGGCGGTGGCCCTGCCGGTTTAAGCGCGGCGCTTACGCTGTCACGCAGCCTTCACCCTTGCATCGTTCTGGATAGCGTTGCGCCCGCCAGAAACCACTCCTGCAAACACATGCATGGGGTTCCGGGGTTTGAAAATTCTTCCCCAACACAGTTCCGTGAGACGTTGCGGCGGGAAATTGATGCCTATGGCTTCACTATCTTTGCAGAGGGTCAGGCGGCGGGTGCTCAAAGAACGGCAGAGGGAGGCTTTTTTGTGAGCCTGACAAACGGAGAGACAATTGAGGCTGAAAGTCTTTTGCTTGCCTGCGGCAAGGAGGATTGTCTTCCTGAGGTGAACGGGTTTGAACAGTTTTGGGGCTCCAGCGTTTTTTACTGTCCGTTCTGTGATGGTTATGAAGTGCGTCACAAACCTTGGGGTGTTGTTGTTAATCGCCCTGAAATGCTGGATGCCGCAGAAATTTACCTGAAGTGGGCGTCTTCCCTTCGCTTCTTCATTGAGCCCCATATTGAGCTGGCGGCACAGCGGGAAGCTGAATTGGTTCAGTTGGGCGTAGACTTGCATCTCGCAAAACTACAGGCCCTCAAGGGCGATGGTGCACAGTTGAGGCAGGTGCGTTTGGTAGATGGAACCAGTGCGGCGTGCGATGCTCTTGTTTGGTGGCCGCAGCAGCAACACGTACCATTTGTACGTTCACTGGAGCTGGATCTCACAAGTACTGGAGATGTGGATGTGGGGTCGGATTACGAAACCACCCGAGCGGGCATCTATGCCACAGGGGACATGATCTACACTTTCCATCAAAATGTTCAAGGTGCACTGTTTCGCGGCGCTGAGGCCGCAGTTTCTATCACTGTAAACTCCTAG
- a CDS encoding fatty acid desaturase, giving the protein MSRNCSVMNLRQDLKTIDREFRKSHSWLKYQSAIGLTISLVSAGVMIAVATLYYFGIVPALLAIVLIAFFQSFLHEIEHDTFHNLYFKNQRGKQAALLTFCWVFKPNTMNPFMRKTIHLHHHVHSGTPEDIEERLISNGLPYRVRRFLILADILFCFTQFRTLIREAKDFKPLTIMTCIYPMHAIFTAIWVLWASFYVVAGLNATFGLSLATFSFVAGHIAIFNFLMVVYILPSLLRTFSLHFMTTSLHYYGGVDSVLKQTQVFDKWYFLPFQLFCCAFGQSHAIHHIYVPQPFYIRHLTRKASLVKMKEAGVCFNDMGTFVRNNAYPEIEGTAAESDVHDGHAAPSHS; this is encoded by the coding sequence ATGTCCAGAAACTGCAGTGTAATGAATCTTCGCCAAGACCTGAAAACTATTGATCGTGAGTTTAGAAAATCGCATTCTTGGTTGAAGTATCAATCCGCAATCGGTTTGACGATTTCGCTGGTATCTGCTGGTGTAATGATAGCTGTGGCCACGCTTTACTATTTTGGAATTGTTCCGGCATTGCTTGCAATTGTTTTAATTGCCTTCTTCCAGTCCTTTCTTCATGAAATCGAACATGACACCTTTCATAATCTCTATTTCAAAAACCAAAGAGGCAAGCAAGCTGCCCTGTTGACGTTTTGCTGGGTGTTCAAGCCAAACACCATGAACCCGTTTATGCGCAAAACTATTCACCTACATCATCATGTTCACTCGGGAACTCCTGAAGACATTGAAGAGAGGTTAATCAGCAATGGGTTGCCTTATAGGGTAAGACGGTTCCTGATCCTTGCCGATATTCTGTTTTGCTTCACCCAGTTTAGGACACTCATTCGAGAAGCCAAAGACTTCAAGCCTTTGACTATCATGACTTGCATTTATCCAATGCATGCCATTTTTACAGCTATCTGGGTGTTGTGGGCCTCGTTCTATGTTGTGGCAGGTCTCAATGCTACGTTCGGTCTGTCCCTTGCAACTTTTTCATTCGTCGCTGGGCATATCGCCATCTTTAACTTTCTGATGGTTGTGTATATTCTCCCTTCTCTGCTCAGGACTTTTAGTCTGCATTTTATGACGACCAGCCTGCACTATTATGGCGGTGTTGATAGTGTGCTGAAGCAAACTCAGGTCTTCGATAAATGGTATTTCTTGCCATTTCAGCTGTTTTGCTGTGCTTTCGGGCAATCCCATGCAATCCATCATATTTATGTTCCGCAGCCTTTCTATATCAGGCATTTAACTCGCAAGGCCAGTCTAGTTAAAATGAAAGAAGCCGGGGTCTGTTTCAATGATATGGGAACCTTTGTGCGGAATAATGCTTACCCTGAAATCGAAGGCACAGCTGCTGAAAGTGATGTGCATGATGGTCATGCAGCTCCCTCCCATTCCTAA
- a CDS encoding glycerate kinase, with amino-acid sequence MKIVVAPDSFKESLTAMQVAGAIADGIRPALPEAECDLRPVADGGEGTVDAIVSAVGGQIHHTTVMDPLGRTVPSFFALLPDNKTAIIEVAAASGLHFVRPEHRSPLNATSYGSGQLVKAALDAGARKLIIGLGGSATNDAGAGLLEALGFRLLNKGGQPIGRGGAALAQLERIDTLRLDPRLKQTELLVACDVTNPLCGPEGASHVFGAQKGASQEDILKLDKNLLHFAEIVSRDLQRDIAHVSGAGAAGGMGAALLGVLNAHMYAGFDIIAQITNLEETISSADLVITGEGRLDSQSIFGKTPVGVARLAQKHGVPVIAIAGSIETDLQTLSPYGFSALFSVNPRLCSLETALQNAEDNIRACSRNIASAYALGMKQLASKECRF; translated from the coding sequence TTGAAAATTGTAGTTGCACCTGACTCCTTTAAAGAAAGCCTGACAGCGATGCAGGTTGCGGGCGCTATTGCTGACGGTATCAGACCCGCATTACCTGAAGCTGAATGTGATCTGCGGCCAGTGGCTGATGGGGGAGAAGGAACCGTGGACGCTATCGTCTCGGCGGTCGGCGGGCAAATTCACCACACAACAGTGATGGATCCTCTTGGCAGAACAGTCCCATCCTTTTTTGCCCTATTACCAGACAATAAAACTGCGATTATTGAAGTTGCCGCGGCTTCCGGACTGCATTTTGTAAGGCCGGAACACAGAAGCCCCCTTAACGCCACCAGCTATGGGAGCGGCCAACTGGTTAAAGCCGCTCTGGACGCTGGTGCAAGAAAGCTGATTATTGGTCTGGGAGGCAGCGCCACCAATGACGCGGGCGCCGGTCTTCTGGAAGCATTGGGGTTCAGGCTTCTGAACAAGGGTGGACAGCCTATTGGAAGAGGCGGCGCAGCTCTGGCGCAGCTCGAGCGTATTGATACTTTGAGACTGGACCCGAGACTGAAACAAACTGAACTTCTAGTAGCGTGTGATGTAACCAACCCACTCTGCGGCCCCGAAGGGGCCTCCCATGTATTTGGCGCGCAAAAAGGAGCAAGCCAAGAAGATATTTTGAAACTGGATAAAAACCTCCTGCATTTTGCTGAGATTGTTTCACGGGACCTCCAACGTGATATTGCGCATGTGTCCGGCGCGGGAGCCGCAGGCGGCATGGGCGCTGCGCTGCTTGGTGTGCTGAACGCTCACATGTATGCGGGCTTTGATATCATTGCGCAGATCACCAATCTGGAAGAGACAATCAGCTCCGCAGATCTTGTGATAACCGGTGAAGGACGTCTGGATAGCCAGAGCATTTTTGGAAAGACCCCCGTAGGAGTGGCCAGACTTGCCCAAAAGCACGGCGTACCCGTCATCGCCATAGCAGGCTCTATTGAGACAGACCTGCAAACCTTGTCCCCCTACGGGTTTTCCGCTCTCTTTAGTGTAAACCCACGTTTATGTAGTTTGGAAACTGCACTACAAAATGCAGAGGATAATATTCGCGCCTGCAGCCGCAACATTGCCAGCGCTTACGCTTTGGGTATGAAGCAGTTAGCCAGTAAGGAGTGCAGATTTTAA
- a CDS encoding PKD domain-containing protein → MKLLGSTRAFIARLGLGTGACLLLSSVAMADPTAALTASRLSGPAPLAVFFDATDTTDSDASIDPFRQLGYYFDFDDPNSGTWQYSGKSKNIETGGPLAAHVFDEAGTYEVGLRAQNPNGSTSDAWVTITVEDPDITYAGTNTIVLSTGSDFTDAPAGAQQLANVTSWPNFQSNKRYLLKAGDDFTALGQLRVNRRSNFQIGSFGDGTKPKVERVMLAMHVNDAANPAENGVIQDLATESILQHNMFNDLLVYENELISNSAYISFAGAVSWFADPTRRGNSSAEDWKHPGHIYLVENHLSSLGNPEQENRIAGLAHHVAVLGNYSGLVREHSVRLFGTYKSVVSHNKLTGPAILDSKHDLKVHANGLDEWPADHSLFVAGTNERILPATRYVRINDNVFGRPDSPIDWHVQVAPQDDGSSGTVEGLRDVIVENNEYIDGNGNVGLERSLQTLGHNITERGNAIPTAWSDPITAKTYPSNYSDYSPLYTLFWHGPYFIDDVVPATSAPQRTTP, encoded by the coding sequence ATGAAACTTTTAGGTTCAACAAGGGCATTTATCGCCCGTCTGGGGCTGGGCACAGGTGCCTGCCTGCTGCTCTCCTCCGTTGCAATGGCAGACCCCACTGCCGCCCTTACCGCAAGCCGCCTTTCCGGTCCGGCTCCTCTGGCTGTCTTTTTTGATGCCACAGATACCACCGATAGCGATGCCTCTATCGACCCATTTCGCCAGCTTGGTTATTATTTTGATTTTGATGACCCAAACAGTGGAACTTGGCAGTACAGCGGCAAGAGTAAGAATATTGAAACAGGAGGCCCCTTGGCAGCCCACGTTTTTGACGAGGCAGGTACCTATGAAGTGGGATTGCGGGCACAAAACCCCAATGGCAGCACCTCGGACGCGTGGGTGACTATCACTGTGGAAGACCCCGACATCACGTATGCCGGTACGAATACGATTGTCCTTTCTACAGGGTCAGACTTCACCGACGCTCCAGCAGGTGCCCAGCAGCTCGCAAATGTGACCAGCTGGCCGAACTTTCAAAGCAACAAGCGCTACTTGTTGAAAGCAGGAGATGATTTCACAGCTCTTGGGCAATTGAGAGTCAACCGGCGCAGCAATTTCCAGATTGGCAGCTTCGGGGACGGTACAAAGCCCAAAGTTGAGCGGGTGATGCTGGCAATGCATGTGAATGATGCCGCCAATCCTGCTGAAAATGGTGTCATTCAAGATCTGGCGACAGAGAGTATTTTGCAACACAACATGTTCAACGACTTGCTTGTTTACGAAAACGAGCTCATTTCAAACAGCGCCTATATCAGCTTCGCAGGAGCGGTATCATGGTTTGCTGATCCAACTCGCCGGGGAAATTCTTCCGCAGAAGACTGGAAGCATCCCGGACACATATATTTGGTTGAAAATCACCTTTCCAGCTTGGGAAATCCAGAGCAAGAAAACAGGATCGCAGGCCTTGCGCATCACGTGGCAGTTCTTGGAAATTATTCTGGCCTTGTGCGCGAACATTCCGTGAGACTGTTTGGAACCTACAAGTCCGTAGTTAGCCATAATAAGCTTACAGGCCCGGCAATTCTTGACAGTAAGCATGATTTGAAAGTTCATGCAAACGGCCTTGACGAGTGGCCCGCTGACCACTCTCTTTTTGTCGCCGGAACAAATGAGCGTATTCTCCCCGCTACACGGTATGTGCGTATTAATGATAATGTTTTCGGCAGGCCCGACTCCCCTATTGACTGGCATGTCCAAGTCGCCCCGCAAGATGATGGATCAAGTGGAACTGTTGAGGGGTTACGGGATGTGATCGTGGAAAACAATGAGTATATTGACGGAAATGGAAACGTAGGGCTGGAGCGCAGCCTCCAAACTCTTGGCCATAACATCACCGAGCGTGGTAATGCCATCCCCACAGCTTGGAGTGATCCCATTACCGCAAAGACCTACCCTTCCAATTACTCGGATTACTCACCGCTTTATACACTGTTCTGGCATGGCCCGTACTTCATCGACGATGTTGTGCCAGCCACCAGTGCCCCACAAAGAACGACACCATAA
- a CDS encoding MFS transporter: protein MFGVIFNRTYRHLFLAQVIAQGGTGLATVGLSLLAYELAGKNAGLVLGTALTIKMVAYVGLSPVLSALCVHLPRKKLLVTLDILRASVAAFLPFVSEIWQVYLLIFVLQSASAAYTPALQATIPLVLPKESEYTQALSLSRLSYDLESLLSPGLAALLLMVTSFHGLFVGTMLGFVASALLVVSALVPKSDVPVKKLSWRQLGQGMRVYFATPRLRGALPLFLSVAAGGAMVLVNTVVIVKSELRLSSGDVALALAVFGGGSMTCAFLVPLLLKHFRERTIMLSGALFLSFALLIGAFFSSFRGVLVVWLLMGLGYSAVQTPMGRLLKKSAAAASLPDVFAAQFSLSHLCWLFAYPAAGWLSSAMGMQTSFIILAAASFVGLTLSTFLWPVREVDVLEHSHEGLPEDHPHLREGSHLSGKSHQHAFKIDEYHPHWPKSP from the coding sequence ATGTTTGGTGTCATTTTTAATCGAACCTACCGTCATTTGTTTCTCGCGCAAGTTATCGCGCAAGGGGGAACCGGGCTTGCGACTGTTGGCTTGAGCTTGCTTGCTTATGAGCTCGCGGGAAAAAATGCAGGTCTCGTCTTAGGCACAGCCCTTACTATTAAGATGGTAGCCTATGTGGGGTTGTCACCTGTACTCTCTGCCCTTTGCGTACATCTACCGCGAAAAAAACTGCTCGTCACCCTTGATATTCTGCGGGCAAGTGTTGCTGCATTCCTGCCTTTTGTCAGCGAGATTTGGCAGGTTTACCTCCTCATCTTTGTTCTTCAGTCAGCCTCAGCCGCCTATACTCCGGCCTTGCAGGCCACCATTCCATTGGTGTTGCCTAAGGAGAGTGAGTACACTCAGGCTCTCTCCCTTTCACGCCTTTCTTATGATCTGGAAAGCCTTCTCTCCCCTGGTCTTGCAGCTCTTCTTTTGATGGTGACGAGTTTTCATGGGTTGTTTGTAGGAACCATGCTGGGCTTTGTGGCGTCTGCGCTGCTTGTGGTGAGTGCGCTTGTGCCGAAAAGTGATGTGCCGGTAAAAAAGTTGAGCTGGCGACAGCTAGGGCAGGGGATGCGGGTGTACTTTGCCACACCGCGCTTGCGGGGGGCGCTGCCGCTGTTCTTGTCCGTGGCCGCAGGTGGGGCCATGGTGCTTGTGAATACGGTGGTTATTGTGAAAAGTGAGTTGAGATTAAGCAGTGGTGATGTGGCCCTTGCCCTTGCTGTATTTGGTGGGGGCTCGATGACCTGCGCTTTTCTAGTACCGCTACTTTTAAAGCATTTTCGCGAAAGAACGATCATGCTCAGCGGAGCGCTGTTTCTCTCCTTTGCCTTGTTGATTGGCGCTTTTTTTTCCAGTTTTCGGGGAGTTTTGGTTGTTTGGTTGCTTATGGGGCTTGGCTACTCTGCAGTGCAGACGCCTATGGGGCGTCTTTTGAAGAAATCTGCTGCTGCAGCAAGCTTACCGGATGTCTTTGCTGCCCAGTTTTCACTGTCGCACCTGTGCTGGTTGTTTGCTTATCCGGCTGCAGGGTGGCTGAGCAGTGCAATGGGAATGCAGACCAGCTTTATCATACTTGCCGCCGCTTCATTTGTGGGGCTCACTCTCTCAACTTTCCTGTGGCCAGTGCGAGAGGTGGACGTTCTGGAGCATTCTCATGAAGGCCTGCCCGAAGATCACCCCCATTTGCGGGAAGGCAGCCATTTGAGCGGCAAAAGCCACCAGCACGCCTTCAAGATAGATGAATACCATCCTCATTGGCCTAAGTCCCCATAA